The DNA sequence TACGTGTGAGTTCAATTGAATCCTCACCTTTGGCCAGGCCGAAATCCACCAGTTTCACGGCCCCGTCATTGCAGATCAAAATATTGGCCGGCTTGATGTCCCGGTGGACGATGCCTAAACGGTGGACTGCAGTAAGCGTTTCTGCGATATCGGCAATCAGGGAATTGACTTTTGGCAGATACTCCGGATCCTGCAGGGGAGAAGACGTCGGAGTACGGAGAAAATAAGGAAGTATCTGTTCGTTTTTCCCTGGTGCATTTATTCCTGAAATTTGTTCAGGAAGTTTCCCTTCGGAAATGGATCTCGCCTTGTGCAGGAAGCTTTCCAGTGAATTTCCGTCCAGATACTCCATTACAAAATAGGGGAATCCTTCATGCTCCCCCATAGCATGGATCTGTACTATTCCAGGGTGGCGGCATTGAGCAAGCAGCCTGGCTTCACGCAGAAATCTTTCTTTGGCTTCTTTGAGAGCCCGCTCTATGACAGCCATTGACGGTATGTATTTTATCACCTTGATGGCTACTACTCTGTTCAGTGCCAGGTCCTGGGCTTTATAGACAGCCCCCATGCCGCCTTCGCTGATTTTTTCGAGCACTCGGCAGCCTGAAAGAATGGTCCCGATCTCAAGGGATGAAGAAGTACTCATAAAATCAAGATATCAGTAAATTTGCAGCATTGTCAAAGCATCGGATCTTTTGAATAAACCACTTCATCCTGCAGTCAACGACCTGGTATACAGGATTTTCACCTTTCCATAGAATTCTCTGGAAAAGGTTCCGCCTGCTTCATTTCGTAATCCACTTGACATCCTTTACAGGTCTGCCTGACTCATCGCCGAAGCGGGCATAGAATCCCCACCAGCCGCTGATATCTTCCACCTTGCGCTTCAGAACTGTTTAAGGCTGCAGAGGTTCAAATCTGATTTCAAACCTGTTTTCCAGAGCAGGAGTAGGATGTGGGTTTTTCTTAAAATAGGAGAGTATCAATTCCCTGATGCCTGTGCCTGCCAATGGGTTTTCAAGCTGCTTCCTGTTTTTGAAAACAGTGAATCCGTCGCCGCCGCCTGCGAGGTAGTCAGGAACAGCCACCAGATATTGCTGCTTATCGTTCAGCGTTTTACCGTCTTTCATGATTTCCAGATCAGTGATTTCTCCATTTTTCAGCACTGCCCTGTAAGAAATACCGGAAATGACGTCGAATCTGCTCTGAAGGGAATCCTCTGTCGCACCTGACAATCCCTGTCTGATCATTTCAAGGATTGCTTTTTTGTCCAGAAGATAGAAGACAACATTGTTATTGAAGGGAAGTGTGTTGTAAAGATCCTCTCCGGTGATTTTACCCTGAGGCAGGCCTTTCCGGACCCCTCCGGCATTGATCAGCGCTATGTCAGCGCCGGTTTCCTTTCTGAGGGCATCAGAGAGCAGGTTGCCGATTTTGGCTTCACCAGAACCGTTGCCTTTGATCGGAAGCGGTTCGTCGAGCGCGGCGATCGGCTGGCCGAGTGATTCCTTCAGCCTGGCCCTGTATTCTTCAGCGATCGATTTGATAAAGGGATCTTCCGTAAGATATGGTTTGACTTCAATCAATCCGCCATTGATGGATTTGCAGTCTTCGATTCTGATCCGCAGAAATCCGAAATATCTGCCCTGAGCCCCGGCCTGGACAATCGCAGTTTTTCCGATCCTGAACGGTTTTTCCAGCACTGTGTGGGAATGGCCTCCGATGATCAGGTCAAGCTGGGGAAATCTCATGGCTAATTCCTGGTCCTTGTCAAACCCGAGATGAGAAATGACAATAATGAAGTCTGCCTTCTTTTTTTTGAATTCCTTGAGAATTGTAGAAGTTTCTTTGAGAGTGGCCAGGAATTGAAAATCGCAGACAGCCTTGAGATTGGATATGGATGCCGTGCTTTCTGTAGTCAGAGCCATGATGCCGATTTTTTTTGTGCCGATTGTCATTACAATGGACCTGGTAAAGGACACACCTCCTCTGGACACCACATTGCTGGAAAGAAAGGGGAGACTGTACTTTG is a window from the Candidatus Wallbacteria bacterium genome containing:
- a CDS encoding bifunctional UDP-sugar hydrolase/5'-nucleotidase; translated protein: MIKLIFTLTLLSAFSLQAETFYICHINDFHGYLYKDEGCQIARIETLYKSISLRHNPCLLFDTGDFLSGSVYANFFQGESVARIYASMPFTFLTFGNHEFDYPSPGLQELNAKYSLPFLSSNVVSRGGVSFTRSIVMTIGTKKIGIMALTTESTASISNLKAVCDFQFLATLKETSTILKEFKKKKADFIIVISHLGFDKDQELAMRFPQLDLIIGGHSHTVLEKPFRIGKTAIVQAGAQGRYFGFLRIRIEDCKSINGGLIEVKPYLTEDPFIKSIAEEYRARLKESLGQPIAALDEPLPIKGNGSGEAKIGNLLSDALRKETGADIALINAGGVRKGLPQGKITGEDLYNTLPFNNNVVFYLLDKKAILEMIRQGLSGATEDSLQSRFDVISGISYRAVLKNGEITDLEIMKDGKTLNDKQQYLVAVPDYLAGGGDGFTVFKNRKQLENPLAGTGIRELILSYFKKNPHPTPALENRFEIRFEPLQP